The Vulpes vulpes isolate BD-2025 chromosome 1, VulVul3, whole genome shotgun sequence genome contains the following window.
tctttcacacacacacacacacacacacacacgtacacacatgcacGATTACACACATGTATGGACAATATGTATAAAATGCTCATTTTCAGTGGGTAAGCTCTCTGAAGGCAGCCAAATCAGCCTTCCCAAATATAGAGAATCATTCAATGCCGATGAAAAGCCTTATCAACTATTTAGCTCCAACATGAAATTTTAACACTTGTCCATGCGGTGATTGATTTAAAtgccttttgtgtttttttactaAAGTCATCCAAAGCTGGAATCTCAAAGACTGACATCATATGTAGAATTGAATAGGCTcacatctgtttttcttcttttcacacAGTTAACTAAAACCCTTGCTGTTGAAACATGAGTTGACTTTGAATTGCCATTAATGCGTCTATATTTGGCTAAGGCTGATTTGACTTTTTAGAGAAAGGCCAGCCCATCTGCAAATGGACACTTTCTTCCACGCAAACATCAATGTACACTAAAGACAAGTctaggtatatgtatatatggcatatatacatatatatgtacatgtaaaaTGGATTGGGAAGTCCTTTGGTTTAGACGGGATTAAATATGTACTTCCCAAGTGCATAGGTTTCCTTTGACCAACCTGTTCAAAACACAAATAAGAGAAGTGCCATGGCAATTTTGACATTTCCTATCATCTTCCCTATTTAGAggcctcctttcctctcctctccttttttcttaagcATTCTATTTTTGAAAGCAATTAGAGCTTTTGGCCTTCTTACACCCCATTGGTTTGTCCATTCCTTGGAAGAGCTCCAAGATCACATCCACAAACTTATCTTTAGTGGAGAACAAGGTCGCAAAGAACATTTCCCTCTTCCTTGCTTCTGTCTTCCCCCCAAGAAGTGGACACCTTGATGTGTCATGAACAATTCACTCTTGATCTGACTTTCCTTGTTACCCCTGGCCAGCCCAAGCAGCTGAGGTCTGAGCTTTACTCTCCCTGCATCATTGTGCaatactggaaaagaaaaaaaatccatttgtctACACCCTTCAGACTGTGGTGACATGATCAGGGTTCTCTTGAATTTCTATGCATTcaatttcctctctctcctttcgtTTGGCGcgtttctttttcttgtggtgCTTTttggaaggggggaaaaaggttAGGAACACAGGTAAGATAACAAAACAGTGCAGAAGTGTGCAACCCCCAGTGAGCAGCAAGCATTTGAACAGTGTGAAGGTCAGGTTCGAAGGCACAAATAGGAGGGGGACCAACCCAATAAGAAAAGAagtaacattttgcaaaatgGCTGTCCCATGCTCTTGTAGGGAGCTTTTTATACATTGTGTTCGGGTGTGCTCAGTTGCTAATACAAATGTGTAAAGCAGTGGTGCACAGTGGTCAATGGCAAAATTTAAAGTGTAGATAAGGCACAAGATAGAAATGCAATCCATGTCGACGTTCCATAATGTCATTAAGCCCAGAACGCCCAGCTCAATTGAGGTGACGCTAAGAATTAGCCAGAAGTTTCCCAGAGGGTGGATCACTAGGAAAAAAGTCAGGATTAACACCAGGAGAACACCAAAGCCTGCAATCAGAACAGGCACTGTGACAGACAAGCCATAGTGATCCATGAACACAAAGGAGGGGTTGAACACGATGAATCGGATGCTCTTTGATAGGGACAGGGGCCTCAATTTTTCCAACACTTCTATGACTTCCTTCTGCTTGTCTCTGCTAGTCCTGGCCACCAGATACAAGCGAGAAGCAATAATGTTGTTTTCATCCCCTGCCTTGGAGAAGATGATATCGTTTCGAAAATGCTGGAAttctggcttttttaaaaatgaactttgtaGGACACTGATAAAGTCACTCTTGTTATTGGCACTGATGTTGCTAACTTTCAGGAACTGGTAATACTGCTCCACCCATGACACTGCAGTGAACCCACTACAGAGTCTCCGCAGATCCTCCTGGACGCTGCTGTTCCAGTACTCCAGGGGCTCGTAGATGTAGAATCCTATCACTGGGCTGTAGTTGCTGAAATATTTCTGCTGAACCATGGCATAGGAAACGCTCGGGGAATCACTGGCTAGTAGATTGATGATGTTGGCTCTGTCACTGATCTGCAAGCACCCcatgaaggagaaggaggcatATATGAGATAGAGGATGACAACAAATGGCTTCACGTAGATATTGGTAATCCATTCATTGTAATGTTCGCGGAGGAAGTGCTGAATGAAATGGTGCTGGTAGGGGTTCGTCTCATGATGGGATGTCTGTTGATGCCCATCACTCATCACTGTCTGGAACCACACTGGTTTGCGGTCCAGGTATTCTGCAGAGGGGATCTTACAGCAAAAGATGCTATGGTAGCGGTTTTGCTCGAGTTGGCCAGCAAAGACCAGACAGGAgccaaagaatgagaaaatgtagAAGTAGTTCAACAGAATGGAGACACACATGTTCTGACAGAAGACCTTCACAGCCTCTATGTTTGTGAATGGGCTGGCACCCATGCCAAAGGTAATGAAGTACAAGGAGCTGGTCATGGTATAGGTGACCATCACATCAGAATAGGCATCTGCCACCCTGTCTTTGAAGGGCAAATTCTCTCTTGTTCTCCGCCATCCAGACAGAAGCTCAAATACTCCTTTAGTTCCATGacctagttttttaaaaaaagaaaaagaataattgtttttatttcctcctatGGTTCAagtgagttctttatagattatcTATGCTAAGCAGTGCTTTAAACTCCAGTCTGCAAAATGCTATGATCCTCCTACCAGGGTCTCAAAATTTGAGTTACGCAACGGGATATATTTAGTTCCTGTGCCCACTTCGGCAAAGTCCAAATTCATTGGTATTCTGGGTAAAACAAAACATGTGTTATCTGTCTTATTGATTCAACAAGTCATAAGTGCAATTAAcattattatgttattttctcACCCTGCCCACATGTTGTCTCCCTAAATGAGTCACGAATCCCGAATGGCAGGGGGTGTCATTCATGCATCTCCAAATGCCCCTCGACACCAATTGAATGCCTGATCAACTGATGCATTGACTGATAATCCCTAACCTCCATTTGAAGCTGACTTACATACTGCTTTAGGAAATCATAAGAtgattttaaacacttaaaaatcactttacaTTGATTTTACAATGTTCATAATCTGCTTGGTGGCCAAATGGCTTAGAAACAAATTCCTATAGATTTGATTAATTAACATTAGATGTGAATTGAAAAAAAACCTGCCAGGTCACATAAAAGACAGGGCAAAACCTTCAGGGTGACAGATCACAGCAAGCATTTCCTTTGGGCTCCTCACAGAGCTTTTATTCATGCAGTATGGATGCTAACAGTTGCTTCATTAAAGTGGATGGGGAATGCTTCTTTTTGATCAACTTCTGTGCACTCTTTAATAAgggtaaagaagaaaaagcttcattcaacaaatattacttgagcacttgctatgtacCAAATACAGTTAGATACTGAACTGTTCCCCCGCCTCCCACCATGCCCCCTCCCTCCAGGAACTTAACAGCTCTTAAGATAGTACCACTTGCTTCCTTATCAGCAAAAGTTGAAAGCCACTGGGAAAGTAAAGATATCATACCATACCTTCAATTCCCTTGTTTTTACTTCCCTGAATTAGTTCTGTCAATTACCAGCCACAATATATCAATTGGTAACTTTCTGAGTGAGTGAAAATTTCAAAGATCACTCTTGCCCTTGTCGGCAAAATGATACTACACACAAACCTTTTCTATGAATGGATACAAGCTGTGTTTGGGCTCTTCTCCAAGAAATCCATTAGACAAAAATGTGGCTTGAAGGCATAAAATGACCTAGTTCAAGAAAACTCGGAAAATGGACATTATGCGGCACCTGGATATTGTAGCATTTCACTTAGTAATGCTTTAACAAACATGATGGATGGAGTCTTACTATAACTACTGATCTTGTGTTGTTGATAGGGTTGCTAATAAGCCTacataatttttcccattctttgttacttttatttGGGACTGCGATGgcacaattaaaaattatttctcagcTTACCTTTCAACCAGAGGTGGCTTATGTGACATATTTCTGGGTAATGTAACTGATGGTCACCTTAAGATGGTTATTAGAAAACCAGAAGGAGCTTTTGCCCTAAATGGCATCATGGAGCCACCAATAAGAGCCACAGTCTACCATCTTCTCTAAGTCTCTTTAGGGAGAGTCAAATCTCCATTTGTCTAAGCCACTGGAAGTACAGTTATTACATGCAGCTGCATCTATTCCTAACCAACAAAGTTTTTTGGGTAAGTTAACAATTCTGAAACGTGTTTTATGAGCATCTAAGAATTC
Protein-coding sequences here:
- the PTCHD4 gene encoding patched domain-containing protein 4 isoform X2, which codes for MRRPGAPASWIWWRMLRQVLRRGLQSFCHRLGLCVSRHPVFFLTVPAVLTITFGLSALNRFQPEGDLERLVAPSHSLAKIERSLASSLFPLDESKSQLYSDLHTPGRYGRVILLSPPGDNILLQAEGILQTHRAVLEMKVNHKGYNYTFSHLCVLKNQDKKCVLDDIISVLEDLRQAAVSNKTTARVQVRYPNTKLKDGRNSFIGHQLGGVVEVPNSKDQRVKSARAIQITYYLQTYGSATQDLIGEKWENEFCKLMKKLQEEHQDLQLYSLASFSLWRDFHKTSILARSKVLVSLVLILTTATLSSSMKDCLRSKPFLGLLGVLTVCISIITAAGIFFITDGKYNSTLLGIPFFAMGHGTKGVFELLSGWRRTRENLPFKDRVADAYSDVMVTYTMTSSLYFITFGMGASPFTNIEAVKVFCQNMCVSILLNYFYIFSFFGSCLVFAGQLEQNRYHSIFCCKIPSAEYLDRKPVWFQTVMSDGHQQTSHHETNPYQHHFIQHFLREHYNEWITNIYVKPFVVILYLIYASFSFMGCLQISDRANIINLLASDSPSVSYAMVQQKYFSNYSPVIGFYIYEPLEYWNSSVQEDLRRLCSGFTAVSWVEQYYQFLKVSNISANNKSDFISVLQSSFLKKPEFQHFRNDIIFSKAGDENNIIASRLYLVARTSRDKQKEVIEVLEKLRPLSLSKSIRFIVFNPSFVFMDHYGLSVTVPVLIAGFGVLLVLILTFFLVIHPLGNFWLILSVTSIELGVLGLMTLWNVDMDCISILCLIYTLNFAIDHCAPLLYTFVLATEHTRTQCIKSSLQEHGTAILQNVTSFLIGLVPLLFVPSNLTFTLFKCLLLTGGCTLLHCFVILPVFLTFFPPSKKHHKKKKRAKRKEREEIECIEIQENPDHVTTV
- the PTCHD4 gene encoding patched domain-containing protein 4 isoform X1 encodes the protein MCFLRRPGAPASWIWWRMLRQVLRRGLQSFCHRLGLCVSRHPVFFLTVPAVLTITFGLSALNRFQPEGDLERLVAPSHSLAKIERSLASSLFPLDESKSQLYSDLHTPGRYGRVILLSPPGDNILLQAEGILQTHRAVLEMKVNHKGYNYTFSHLCVLKNQDKKCVLDDIISVLEDLRQAAVSNKTTARVQVRYPNTKLKDGRNSFIGHQLGGVVEVPNSKDQRVKSARAIQITYYLQTYGSATQDLIGEKWENEFCKLMKKLQEEHQDLQLYSLASFSLWRDFHKTSILARSKVLVSLVLILTTATLSSSMKDCLRSKPFLGLLGVLTVCISIITAAGIFFITDGKYNSTLLGIPFFAMGHGTKGVFELLSGWRRTRENLPFKDRVADAYSDVMVTYTMTSSLYFITFGMGASPFTNIEAVKVFCQNMCVSILLNYFYIFSFFGSCLVFAGQLEQNRYHSIFCCKIPSAEYLDRKPVWFQTVMSDGHQQTSHHETNPYQHHFIQHFLREHYNEWITNIYVKPFVVILYLIYASFSFMGCLQISDRANIINLLASDSPSVSYAMVQQKYFSNYSPVIGFYIYEPLEYWNSSVQEDLRRLCSGFTAVSWVEQYYQFLKVSNISANNKSDFISVLQSSFLKKPEFQHFRNDIIFSKAGDENNIIASRLYLVARTSRDKQKEVIEVLEKLRPLSLSKSIRFIVFNPSFVFMDHYGLSVTVPVLIAGFGVLLVLILTFFLVIHPLGNFWLILSVTSIELGVLGLMTLWNVDMDCISILCLIYTLNFAIDHCAPLLYTFVLATEHTRTQCIKSSLQEHGTAILQNVTSFLIGLVPLLFVPSNLTFTLFKCLLLTGGCTLLHCFVILPVFLTFFPPSKKHHKKKKRAKRKEREEIECIEIQENPDHVTTV
- the PTCHD4 gene encoding patched domain-containing protein 4 isoform X3, which produces MCFLRRPGAPASWIWWRMLRQVLRRGLQSFCHRLGLCVSRHPVFFLTVPAVLTITFGLSALNRFQPEGDLERLVAPSHSLAKIERSLASSLFPLDESKSQLYSDLHTPGRYGRVILLSPPGDNILLQAEGILQTHRAVLEMKDGRNSFIGHQLGGVVEVPNSKDQRVKSARAIQITYYLQTYGSATQDLIGEKWENEFCKLMKKLQEEHQDLQLYSLASFSLWRDFHKTSILARSKVLVSLVLILTTATLSSSMKDCLRSKPFLGLLGVLTVCISIITAAGIFFITDGKYNSTLLGIPFFAMGHGTKGVFELLSGWRRTRENLPFKDRVADAYSDVMVTYTMTSSLYFITFGMGASPFTNIEAVKVFCQNMCVSILLNYFYIFSFFGSCLVFAGQLEQNRYHSIFCCKIPSAEYLDRKPVWFQTVMSDGHQQTSHHETNPYQHHFIQHFLREHYNEWITNIYVKPFVVILYLIYASFSFMGCLQISDRANIINLLASDSPSVSYAMVQQKYFSNYSPVIGFYIYEPLEYWNSSVQEDLRRLCSGFTAVSWVEQYYQFLKVSNISANNKSDFISVLQSSFLKKPEFQHFRNDIIFSKAGDENNIIASRLYLVARTSRDKQKEVIEVLEKLRPLSLSKSIRFIVFNPSFVFMDHYGLSVTVPVLIAGFGVLLVLILTFFLVIHPLGNFWLILSVTSIELGVLGLMTLWNVDMDCISILCLIYTLNFAIDHCAPLLYTFVLATEHTRTQCIKSSLQEHGTAILQNVTSFLIGLVPLLFVPSNLTFTLFKCLLLTGGCTLLHCFVILPVFLTFFPPSKKHHKKKKRAKRKEREEIECIEIQENPDHVTTV
- the PTCHD4 gene encoding patched domain-containing protein 4 isoform X4, which produces MRRPGAPASWIWWRMLRQVLRRGLQSFCHRLGLCVSRHPVFFLTVPAVLTITFGLSALNRFQPEGDLERLVAPSHSLAKIERSLASSLFPLDESKSQLYSDLHTPGRYGRVILLSPPGDNILLQAEGILQTHRAVLEMKDGRNSFIGHQLGGVVEVPNSKDQRVKSARAIQITYYLQTYGSATQDLIGEKWENEFCKLMKKLQEEHQDLQLYSLASFSLWRDFHKTSILARSKVLVSLVLILTTATLSSSMKDCLRSKPFLGLLGVLTVCISIITAAGIFFITDGKYNSTLLGIPFFAMGHGTKGVFELLSGWRRTRENLPFKDRVADAYSDVMVTYTMTSSLYFITFGMGASPFTNIEAVKVFCQNMCVSILLNYFYIFSFFGSCLVFAGQLEQNRYHSIFCCKIPSAEYLDRKPVWFQTVMSDGHQQTSHHETNPYQHHFIQHFLREHYNEWITNIYVKPFVVILYLIYASFSFMGCLQISDRANIINLLASDSPSVSYAMVQQKYFSNYSPVIGFYIYEPLEYWNSSVQEDLRRLCSGFTAVSWVEQYYQFLKVSNISANNKSDFISVLQSSFLKKPEFQHFRNDIIFSKAGDENNIIASRLYLVARTSRDKQKEVIEVLEKLRPLSLSKSIRFIVFNPSFVFMDHYGLSVTVPVLIAGFGVLLVLILTFFLVIHPLGNFWLILSVTSIELGVLGLMTLWNVDMDCISILCLIYTLNFAIDHCAPLLYTFVLATEHTRTQCIKSSLQEHGTAILQNVTSFLIGLVPLLFVPSNLTFTLFKCLLLTGGCTLLHCFVILPVFLTFFPPSKKHHKKKKRAKRKEREEIECIEIQENPDHVTTV